CTTCCGAAAGCTGCAGGAAAGCCTGAACGGGTTGTTCGGTGGTGGTAAAAAACGCGGTGACGAGGGCGGCGGTTCGGGCAAGAGTGGCGGTTTCGGCGGCCTGCTCGGCATCGGCCTGGTCGTGCTGGCGGCCGTGTGGCTGTACAGCGCTGTCTACGTGGTCGACGAGCAGGAGCAGGCCGTGGTGCTGCGCTTCGGCAAATACTATGAAACTGTCGGCCCGGGCCTGAACATCTATTTCCCGCCGATCGATCGCAAGTACCTGGAGAACGTCACGCGTGAGCGTGCCTACACCAAGCAGGGTCAAATGCTGACTGAAGACGAAAACATCGTCGAAGTGCCGCTGACCGTGCAGTACAAGATCAGCAATCTGCAAGACTTCGTGCTGAACGTCGATCAGCCGGAAATCAGTCTGCAGCATGCGACCGACAGTGCCTTGCGTCACGTGGTGGGTTCTACCGCCATGGATCAGGTGCTGACCGAAGGTCGTGAATTGATGGCCAGCGAAATCAAGGAGCGTCTGCAACGCTTCCTCGATACCTATCGCACCGGTATCACCGTCACCCAGGTCAACGTACAGAGCGCAGCTGCACCGCGTGAAGTTCAGGAAGCCTTCGACGACGTGATCCGCGCCCGTGAAGACGAGCAGCGTTCGCGCAACCAGGCTGAAACCTACGCCAACGGCGTCGTGCCGGAAGCCCGTGGTCAGGCCCAGCGCATCCTCGAGGATGCCAACGGTTACCGCGACGAGACCGTCTCCCGCGCCAAGGGTGAGGCTGATCGCTTCACCAAGCTGGTGGCCGAGTATCGCAAGGCCCCTGAAGTCACCCGCCAGCGTCTGTACCTGGACACCATGCAGGAAATCTTCAGCAACACCAGCAAGGTTCTCGTGACCGGCAACAAGAATGGCCAGAACAATCTGCTGTACTTGCCGCTGGACAAGATGATCGACAGTGGTCGCAGCCCCGGCGCTCCAGTAACCGGCGCAGCAGCCAGCAGTAATGAAGTGAATGCGCGTGCGGCAGCTGATCTGCAGCAACAGCAAGCACGTACCAGGGAGAGTCGCTGATGAGCAATAAATCGCTGATCGCCCTTATTATCGGCGTCGTCGTGGCGATCGTTGCCTGGAACTGCTTCTACATCGTGGCTCAGACCGAGCGCGCGGTGATGCTGCAGTTCGGTCGCGTGGTCCAGGCCGATGTTCAGCCGGGCCTGCACGTGAAAGTGCCTTACGTGAACAAGGTGCGCAAATTCGACGCACGCCTGATGACACTGGATGCACCGACACAACGCTTCCTGACGCTGGAAAAGAAAGCCGTAATGGTCGATGCCTACGCCAAGTGGCGCGTGAAAGATGCCGAGCGCTTCTACACCGCGACTTCCGGCCTCAAGCAGATTGCCGATGAGCGTCTTTCCCGTCGTCTGGAATCGGGCCTGCGTGACCAGTTCGGTAAACGCACCCTGCACGAAGTGGTGTCCGGTGAGCGTGATGCGCTGATGGCGGATATCACGGCTTCGCTGAACAAGATGGCTGAGAAAGAACTGGGCATCGAAGTTGTCGATGTCCGGGTCAAAACCATCGACCTGCCGAAGGAAGTGAACCGCAGCGTGTTCGAACGTATGAGCACCGAGCGTGAGCGTGAAGCTCGCGAGCACCGCGCCAAGGGTAACGAGCTGTCCGAAGGCATCCGTGCCGACGCCGATCGTCAACGCCGCGTGCTGCTGGCTGAAGCCTATCGTGAATCCGAAGAGGTTCGCGGTGACGGTGACGCCCAGGCTGCTGCGATCTACTCCAAGGCATACGGTCAGGATCAGGAGTTCTACGCGTTTTACCGTAGCCTGCGTGCCTACCGTGAAAGCTTCGCGAACAAATCCGACGTTATGGTCCTGGACCCGGGCAGCGACTTCTTCCGTTACCTGGAAAAAGCCAAGCCTTGATACGACGTTGACCTGAATCATCCCCCGCCTGGCGGCTAAAGCCTCGGGCGGGGTGATCCTTTGGGAAAACGTGTGTATGATGCGGCAGCCGGGAAATTCCCGGCTTTTTTGCGTCTGCACGTTTGATTGCTGTTTTTATGCAGGCGCCCGAGTTGAATGACTCGACAGGTTTTTCGAGGAAAGTGGTTGGTGAAGCCGATTTCAGGCTTTCGCCCCGTTGTTCATGCGCGTGGTTTGCACATGAGCCGACCATTTTCTGCTTCACTCAAGGCTCGCCCAAAGGCTTGTCGCCCGGATCATAGGGGAATGGCGTAATGGCAACGGTAGACCGCTGGCTGCTGCCAGATGGCATCGAAGAAGTACTGCCACCGGAAGCTGCGCGCATCGAAGTAGCGCGTCGCCAGGTGTTGGATCTGTTCCAGAGCTGGGGTTACGAGTTTGTCGTGACTCCCCATATCGAGTACCTGGAGTCCCTGCTGACCGGCGCGGGTTCGGACCTCGATCTGCGTACCTTCAAGGTCATCGACCCGCAATCGGGCCGGCAGATGGGTTTCCGTGCCGACATCACGCCGCAAGTGGCGCGCATCGATGCGCACACCCTGCGTCGCGAAGGTCCGAGCCGTCTGTGTTATGCCGGTAGCGTGCTGCATGCTCAGCCGCGTGCCTTGTCGTCCTCGCGCAGCCCGATTCAACTGGGTGCCGAGTTGTACGGCGATGCCAGCCCAAGCAGCGACGTGGAAGTCATCAGCCTGATGCTGGCCATGCTGCAACTGGCCGATGTGCCGGATGTGCACATGGACCTCGGCCATGTCGGTATCTACCGCGGCCTGGCCCGCGCCGCCGGTTTGTCCGGCGAGGTCGAGCAACAGTTGTTCGATGCGTTGCAACGTAAAGCCATCGACGAGGTTATTACCTTGACCGAAGGCCTGCCGGCCGATCTGTCGGGCATGCTGCGAGCGCTGGTCGGCCTGTGTGGCGGTCGTGAAGTGTTGAGCGCAGCGCGTGAGCGTCTGGCCAATGCGCCGGCACCCGTACTGGCGGCCCTGGACGATTTGCTGGCAATTGCCGAGCGTCTGTCCACGCGTTTCCCGGAATTACCGTTGTATTTCGACCTGGGCGAGTTGCGCGGCTATCACTACCACACTGGTGTAGTGTTCGCCGTGTTCGTACCGGGTGTTGGCCAGTCCATCGCTCAGGGCGGTCGTTATGACGACATCGGCGCCGACTTCGGTCGTGCCCGTCCGGCAACTGGTTTCTCTACCGATTTGAAAACCCTGGTGACCCTGGGGCGTGCTGAAATCGAGCTACCGTCTGGCGGTATCTGGATGCCTGACAGTACGGATGCAGCACTCTGGCAGCAGGTTTGCCAGTTGCGCAGTGAGGGTCAGCGTGTCGTTCAGGCATTGCCTGGGCAACTTTTGGCCGCCGCCCGTGAAGCGGACTGCGACCGGCAATTGATTCAGCAGAACGGGCTTTGGCAAGTATTGCCGCTGGCTTCTTGAGTTTTCCTGCCGGCCGCCGCCGGCACCAAGTTTGCGCGAATGAGGACAAGTGTTATGGGTAAGAATGTCGTAGTCCTGGGCACCCAATGGGGTGATGAGGGCAAAGGCAAGATCGTTGATCTGCTGACCGAACATGCTGCCGCCGTAGTGCGCTACCAAGGTGGCCACAACGCTGGCCACACCCTGGTGATCGACGGCGAAAAAACCGTCTTGCACCTGATTCCGTCGGGCGTGCTGCGCGAAGGCGTGCAGTGCCTGATCGGTAACGGCGTGGTGGTTGCACCCGACGCATTGCTGCGGGAAATCATCAAGCTGGAAGAGAAAGGCGTACCGGTGCGCGAGCGCCTGCGTATCAGCCCGTCCTGCCCGCTAATCCTGTCCTATCACGTAGCGCTGGACCAGGCCCGTGAAAAGGCCCGTGGCGAGCTGAAGATCGGTACTACCGGTCGCGGCATCGGCCCGGCTTACGAAGACAAGGTTGCCCGTCGCGGTCTGCGCGTAGGCGATCTGCTCAACATGCCGCGCTTTGAAGCCAAGCTGCGTGAACTGGTGGAATACCACAACTTCATGTTGGTCGGTTTCTACAAAGAGCCAGCCATTGACTTCGACAAGACCCTGGCCGAATGCAAAGAATACGCTGAACTGCTCAAGCCGCTGATGCTGGACGTGACTGCCGAGCTGCACGACCTGCGTCGTGCTGGCAAAGACATCATGTTCGAAGGTGCCCAAGGTTCTTTGCTGGACATCGACCACGGCACCTACCCGTACGTGACCAGCTCTAACACCACCGCTGGCGGCGTTGCTACCGGTTCGGGCGTTGGTCCTATGTTCCTGGACTACATCCTGGGTATCACCAAGGCTTACACCACACGCGTAGGTTCGGGTCCATTCCCGACTGAGCTGTTCGACGAAGTCGGTGCGCACCTGGCTAAACAAGGTCACGAGTTCGGCGCGACTACTGGCCGTGCTCGTCGTTGTGGCTGGTTTGACGCCGTTATCCTGCGTCGCGCTATCGATGTGAACAGCATCTCGGGCATCTGCCTGACCAAGCTGGACGTACTCGACGGTCTGGAAACCATCAACATCTGCGTCGGCTACAAAGATGCAGAAGGTAAGGACGTTGCCCCGACTGACGCTGACAGCTACATGGGCCTGCAGCCGGTGTACGAAGAAGTGCCGGGCTGGACAGAGTCGACCGTGGGTGCCAAAACCCTGGAAGAGCTGCCAGCTAACGCCCGTGCTTACATCAAGCGCGTTGAAGAGCTGATCGGTGCGCCGATCGACATTATTTCGACGGGCCCGGACCGCAACGAAACCATCGTTCTGCGTCACCCGTTCGCTTAATAAGTCGTTGATGTAAAACACAAAGGCCCCTTAATTGGGGCCTTTGTCGTTTATGCCTGTCGAACGGCATGACCTTTGCTGCGAACATTGAAAAGGCATCGTTTCTGACGTGCTATCAATTTGATGGCGTCAAAGCAGAGGGATTTTCAGTGTCGGCCGTTCTCTCACTGTTACAAAGCCGTCTCTTGCGGCCCGTGTTCGTTACCCTTGGTATCGCCCTCTTGGTGCAGGTGCTGGTGGCTGTCGCTCTGACCCGGAGCACGGTGACTGCGCTGGAAGCTGATTTGGGTATGCGGCTGGACGCCGACAGCCAAAAGCTCTCTGGTGAGCTTGAGCAGGCAGGACGTGAAGTCACGTCGAGCCTGGATAGCCTGTCCACCAGTACCCGTCAGCGCCTGACCGTCGGGCTGTCTTCGCGTCTGAAGGACGAGCAGGCACAACTGCGTACGACGCTGGAGAAGGACCTGAAGGAATCGGCCAACGACATGGCGCAGCTTCTGGCCTCGGTCGCACCCCGCGCCATGTGGGACAGCGACATTCCCACCCTGTCCGAATTCGCTCGCCGTGCCCAGCGAAATCCCAATGTGTTGTTCGTGGTCTACGACGACGCCACGGGCCAGCACCTGACGCGCTACCTCAACCGGGAGAACCCGATCAACAAGGCGCTTCTGGAAAAAGGCCAGGGCGAACGAGCGTTGGACAAAGTCCTGGATGCGGCGAAAAACGATCCGTCGGTCTACTACCTTGAAGCCTCGATCAACCCCAATGGGGTGGAGATCGGCAAAGTTTTGATGGGCGTCTCGACCGCCTCCGTGGAAACCGATCTGGCGGCACTGGACAAGCGCTTCTCGGCACTGATCGCCAGCAGCGATCAACTGGTGGGTGACAGCCTCAAAGGCGCGGCAGCTGACAGCGCAATGGCGATGCGCGGGCGTCTGCAATCGGCGCAGTCCACCGCCACTGAAATGAAAGCCAATACCACCACTGCCGTGCAGGAAGCTGCGGGGACTTTGCGCTGGCGCATCGGCATGGGCCTGGCGGTGGTGGGTTTTGGTGTGCTGCTGTTGCTGGCGGTGGTGCTGGGTCGTCGCGTGGTCAATCGCTTGAAGCTGCTGATCGCTGCCATGGATGACCTGGCGGCAGGCGAGGGCGATCTGACCAAGCGTGTGCAGATCAACAGCCAGGATGAGATTGGCGACATGGCCTCGGCGGTCAATCGCTTTGTGGATAAGTTGCAGCCGATCGTGCGGGAGGCGGGCGATGTGGCCCAGCGTACCGGCGTGGAAATCGGCGCCATGACCCTGCGCAATGCCGGCGCTGATGCGGCGGCGGGCATGCAGCGCGATGAAGTGGCCGAAAGCTTGCGCGCGTTGTCGCAAATGGCTGACGAAGCTCAGTCTGAAAGCCACGCCATGCAGGCCGCCTTGCAGCAGGTGGTGGGCATTCGTCAGGCCACGGATGAAAACACTCGGACCTCGGCGAAAGTCGGCAGCCTGATCGAAGCATTGGCCGGGCAGGTCGACACCGGCGCGAAAGTCATCGAGCGCCTGGCGCAGCAGAGTGAGCAGATTGAAGTGGTGCTGACGGTGATTCACGGGATCGCCGAGCAAACCAACTTGCTGGCATTGAACGCGGCCATTGAGGCGGCGCGTGCCGGCGAGACCGGTCGCGGGTTTGCTGTCGTGGCGGATGAGGTGCGGGCACTGGCGAGCAAGACTCAGAGCTCAACCGGCGACATTCAGGCTCACATCGTTGCGTTGCAGCAGGGCGCACGGGAGGCAGTTGCAGCGATTGGCCAGGCCGGACGTCAGGCCAGCGAAGGTTTGCTGGTGTTGCGCGACAGTGCGCGGTTGCAGCAGTCGGTGCAGGCGTCGGTCGAGCAGGTTCATGCGGCGATCGGTCTGGCGACCCAGGCCGCGGCGCATCAGGCGCAAGGTGCACAGGCCGTGCGGGGGCGGGTTGAGACCATTCATGCGCAGGCTGAGAAGGCTGCTCAGGCGGTGGTGGAGACCACGGCGAGTGGCAAGGTGCTGGATGGTTTGGCGGCGCAGTTGAAGGCTAGCTTGGGGCAGTTCAGGGCTTAAGTTTTGTATTGTTTGTGCGGACGCCATCGCGGGCAAGCCTGCTCCCACAGGATTTGTGCCGTACACAAATTTTGTATATGACCGCTCCCCTTGTGGGAGCGGGCTTGCCCGCGATAGCGATCTCAACGGCTCAAGTACATCCGGGTTGTTAACAGGTACACAGGCAACCCCGACACCAGTATCAATAACGCCGCATAAGGCGCCGCCGCCGCAAACTCCACATTTGCGGTATGCGCCCAGACTTCCGTCGCCAACGTATTCAGTCCGGTCGGACTCAGCAGCAGCGTCGCCGTCAGCTCCTTCATCGCATCCAGAAACACCAATGCAAACGCTGCCCCCAAGGCAGGGAAGATTATCGGCAGCGTCACCCGACAAAACGCGCTGAAGGACGACGCTCCCAGCGTGCGTGCGGCCTCTTCCAGTTGCGGCGCTGCCTTGTTCAGCGCGGTGCGAATCGGCGCCTGTGCCAGCGGCAGAAACAGCAGCGCATAAGCAATCAGCAGCAGCG
The Pseudomonas lini DNA segment above includes these coding regions:
- the hflK gene encoding FtsH protease activity modulator HflK — protein: MAWNEPGGNSNNQDPWGGKRRNNGDRKGPPDLDEAFRKLQESLNGLFGGGKKRGDEGGGSGKSGGFGGLLGIGLVVLAAVWLYSAVYVVDEQEQAVVLRFGKYYETVGPGLNIYFPPIDRKYLENVTRERAYTKQGQMLTEDENIVEVPLTVQYKISNLQDFVLNVDQPEISLQHATDSALRHVVGSTAMDQVLTEGRELMASEIKERLQRFLDTYRTGITVTQVNVQSAAAPREVQEAFDDVIRAREDEQRSRNQAETYANGVVPEARGQAQRILEDANGYRDETVSRAKGEADRFTKLVAEYRKAPEVTRQRLYLDTMQEIFSNTSKVLVTGNKNGQNNLLYLPLDKMIDSGRSPGAPVTGAAASSNEVNARAAADLQQQQARTRESR
- the hflC gene encoding protease modulator HflC; the encoded protein is MSNKSLIALIIGVVVAIVAWNCFYIVAQTERAVMLQFGRVVQADVQPGLHVKVPYVNKVRKFDARLMTLDAPTQRFLTLEKKAVMVDAYAKWRVKDAERFYTATSGLKQIADERLSRRLESGLRDQFGKRTLHEVVSGERDALMADITASLNKMAEKELGIEVVDVRVKTIDLPKEVNRSVFERMSTEREREAREHRAKGNELSEGIRADADRQRRVLLAEAYRESEEVRGDGDAQAAAIYSKAYGQDQEFYAFYRSLRAYRESFANKSDVMVLDPGSDFFRYLEKAKP
- a CDS encoding ATP phosphoribosyltransferase regulatory subunit, with the translated sequence MATVDRWLLPDGIEEVLPPEAARIEVARRQVLDLFQSWGYEFVVTPHIEYLESLLTGAGSDLDLRTFKVIDPQSGRQMGFRADITPQVARIDAHTLRREGPSRLCYAGSVLHAQPRALSSSRSPIQLGAELYGDASPSSDVEVISLMLAMLQLADVPDVHMDLGHVGIYRGLARAAGLSGEVEQQLFDALQRKAIDEVITLTEGLPADLSGMLRALVGLCGGREVLSAARERLANAPAPVLAALDDLLAIAERLSTRFPELPLYFDLGELRGYHYHTGVVFAVFVPGVGQSIAQGGRYDDIGADFGRARPATGFSTDLKTLVTLGRAEIELPSGGIWMPDSTDAALWQQVCQLRSEGQRVVQALPGQLLAAAREADCDRQLIQQNGLWQVLPLAS
- a CDS encoding adenylosuccinate synthase, which encodes MGKNVVVLGTQWGDEGKGKIVDLLTEHAAAVVRYQGGHNAGHTLVIDGEKTVLHLIPSGVLREGVQCLIGNGVVVAPDALLREIIKLEEKGVPVRERLRISPSCPLILSYHVALDQAREKARGELKIGTTGRGIGPAYEDKVARRGLRVGDLLNMPRFEAKLRELVEYHNFMLVGFYKEPAIDFDKTLAECKEYAELLKPLMLDVTAELHDLRRAGKDIMFEGAQGSLLDIDHGTYPYVTSSNTTAGGVATGSGVGPMFLDYILGITKAYTTRVGSGPFPTELFDEVGAHLAKQGHEFGATTGRARRCGWFDAVILRRAIDVNSISGICLTKLDVLDGLETINICVGYKDAEGKDVAPTDADSYMGLQPVYEEVPGWTESTVGAKTLEELPANARAYIKRVEELIGAPIDIISTGPDRNETIVLRHPFA
- a CDS encoding methyl-accepting chemotaxis protein, with protein sequence MSAVLSLLQSRLLRPVFVTLGIALLVQVLVAVALTRSTVTALEADLGMRLDADSQKLSGELEQAGREVTSSLDSLSTSTRQRLTVGLSSRLKDEQAQLRTTLEKDLKESANDMAQLLASVAPRAMWDSDIPTLSEFARRAQRNPNVLFVVYDDATGQHLTRYLNRENPINKALLEKGQGERALDKVLDAAKNDPSVYYLEASINPNGVEIGKVLMGVSTASVETDLAALDKRFSALIASSDQLVGDSLKGAAADSAMAMRGRLQSAQSTATEMKANTTTAVQEAAGTLRWRIGMGLAVVGFGVLLLLAVVLGRRVVNRLKLLIAAMDDLAAGEGDLTKRVQINSQDEIGDMASAVNRFVDKLQPIVREAGDVAQRTGVEIGAMTLRNAGADAAAGMQRDEVAESLRALSQMADEAQSESHAMQAALQQVVGIRQATDENTRTSAKVGSLIEALAGQVDTGAKVIERLAQQSEQIEVVLTVIHGIAEQTNLLALNAAIEAARAGETGRGFAVVADEVRALASKTQSSTGDIQAHIVALQQGAREAVAAIGQAGRQASEGLLVLRDSARLQQSVQASVEQVHAAIGLATQAAAHQAQGAQAVRGRVETIHAQAEKAAQAVVETTASGKVLDGLAAQLKASLGQFRA